The sequence below is a genomic window from Flagellimonas marinaquae.
TTCCTTCATCTTTAGGGAGCATTTCCGTAACATAGATATCAGGGAAACCATCATGGTTCATATCGGAAATATCAACACCCATTGCTCCCTGGCTAATTTCGGGAATGGCTTGGACCAACTGCTCATCAAAAGTTCCGTCTCCGTTATTTATATATAAGTAGTCACGTTCAAAAAAATCATTGGCGATATATATATCGGGCCATGCATCCCTATTTACATCACCAATGGACACACCTAGCCCGTACCCTATCACACTTCCATAAATTCCCGCTTGCTCACTTACATCCGTAAATCCAGTCCCGTCGTTTCTGTATAGTTTGTTACTGCCGCTTCTGTCCCTCTTCCTTCGCAGCTCATTACCCGAATCAAGTATGATTTCACTGGGGTAAATGGAATTGTTCAATAAATACATATCCAAGTCTCCATCCTTGTCCATATCAAAAAATGCGGCATGGACAGATAGTCCTATATCATCAATACCATACTCGGCAGCACTTTCTACAAACAATGGTATTCCTTCCCTATTATTTCCTTTATTGATAAAAAGTTCATTATGCCTATTTTCACCTTCTGGTTTTCCAGCTTTACAAACATATATATCCAATTTCCCATCTCCGTTTACATCAATTATGCTAACTCCGGTAGACCATACATCAGCGCTGATTAAACCAGAAATATGAGTCACTTCCTCAAACTTAAAATCTCCTCTATTGAGGTAAAACTTATTGTTGACCTGATTCCCACTAAAAAAAATATCCAACAAACCATCTCCATTTAGGTCACCTAACCCAACACCAGCTCCGTTATAAAACCCTTTATACAGGTAAACGTTGGATTCATTGTCATGTATAAGGTTGTTTTCGAAATCTACACCAAGTGCCTTGTTATCCAATAGTTGAAAGAGAGGTTCCCCACTAGTGGAATCAACTCTACTACATGATTGAAATAAAAACAAGAAAAAAAAGTATGCTATTACCATATGAACATAACCCCCATCTTTTCTATGAAGTAATTGAATAAGAAATTTCAGAACCAACAGTGATAATTTTTATGTTACCAATAAAAAATTGACAAACCGCATTAGTATAAAGATAAATATATGTTTGTGAATGTCAGGATTTTCAATGCAAAGGTTTGCACTATCATTTTAAGTTTAAACATGCACTTTTAGTATCTTGAATGAGTGTACAAATACTTAATTTCACAAAAGGAATCCATTATGAAAAAACTAAAACTCAATTTGACTATGAAGCATCTCACCAAGGGTGCTTTGACTTTATTGGCAATTATCCTATTTCAATCGAACATCCATGGTCAACAACTTTACGAAGGAAAGGTTATTATGGCCGTATTTGCCCATCCCGATGATGAAGGATCAGTGGCTCCTATTTTAGCAAAATATATAAGAGAAGGAGCCACAGCCCATTTGGTAATCGTAACTGATGGAAGGTACGGGACCAATGACCATCATGACCACGTAGCTGGGGAAACCCTAGTCGCGACTAGAAAAGAAGAGATGAAATGCGCCGCAGAAAAATTGGGGGTGATTTTGCATCATTGGGATTATCATGACCAACTAAGAGCTGGGGAAGGGTATGACGGACATGTACCCCATGCAAGAAAAATGATCCTGCAACTCTATAACCTAGTCGAAAGTGTCAAACCGGATGTTTTGATCACTTGGGGACCTGATGGAGCATCAACCCATATGGACCACAGGTTAGTGGGAGCTACCGTAACGCAAGTATTCTTAGCCAAGGACTGGGGCGAAAAACCAGGATCTCTCTACTATTATGGCACTCCCTCTGGATTAATCACGGACCCCGCAAGTAGAATATTAAGGGGTCAAGCTAAAAAATTCTTGCGCACAAAAATATCTTACACCCAAGAAGATCTGGACAAATCATTTAATTCAATCAAATGTCATTATAGTCAGATGCCTCCAAATATGAAAAAAGAAGATTATGAAAAAAGAAGGGCATCAAATGGTATGTATGTATATTTACGAAAATTTGAAGGTCCGACAAAGGATTCAAATTCTATCTTCGATTAATCAAACCTAGGATTTTTAACTTCCACAAGTAAAGGGGCATCGTTCTTTCTGGTCACCAGAAGAATCGGGTGCTCCTTTTTTTGATTCAACAATTTTACATCACGTGATTCCCCTGGAACCACCCAACCGGATAGTTTTGGTGACACAGGTAAAAAACTGCCTTTACCATCACCTTTTAGGAAATTTCCATAAGACGCATCTGCCCTTCCGATACTGGACCTAAAACTGTAATTGTTACCAATGGTCACAATATCAATATTGTTATCTCCATCAAAATCCCCAGTTTCAAATCCATAAACTGGTGCCCATTGTACCTGTTCCGGAAGGAATTTAACCACAAACTCTTTGTTCCTTATGTTCTCGAGCCATACCGATTCGAGCATTTGGGCCGATTTGTATTCCATACCCTCCCTCATGGAGACTGTAAGGAGTTCTGATAAGGTTTTTGAAGCAAAATCACTATAAGTATTAAATTGTTTGCGCAGTGAGACCATTTGCCCTTTTAATTCATCCAACCCCTCGTACGGCCACTCCTTGCCTTCTTTCCAATAAGTAAAAATCAAATCGGTACTTCCATTACCGTCAAAATCATTGACATATAGCCCCAAAGGGTGGTCCAATGTTGGTTGGAAACCTGAATTGGTTCCTTGGTTACCCACAATCAAATCCAGATCATTGTCCTTATCCATATCTTCCACATGA
It includes:
- a CDS encoding PIG-L deacetylase family protein; translated protein: MKKLKLNLTMKHLTKGALTLLAIILFQSNIHGQQLYEGKVIMAVFAHPDDEGSVAPILAKYIREGATAHLVIVTDGRYGTNDHHDHVAGETLVATRKEEMKCAAEKLGVILHHWDYHDQLRAGEGYDGHVPHARKMILQLYNLVESVKPDVLITWGPDGASTHMDHRLVGATVTQVFLAKDWGEKPGSLYYYGTPSGLITDPASRILRGQAKKFLRTKISYTQEDLDKSFNSIKCHYSQMPPNMKKEDYEKRRASNGMYVYLRKFEGPTKDSNSIFD